One region of Caldimonas thermodepolymerans genomic DNA includes:
- a CDS encoding bifunctional 3-(3-hydroxy-phenyl)propionate/3-hydroxycinnamic acid hydroxylase — protein MSNSSSTLRADVLIVGAGPVGLTLANLLGTYGVRTVIIERHDATVHEPRAVSIDDESLRTMQAAGLVDDVVKDVVMGYGVRYFSWRGNPFAAIQPTRQEYGYPKRNAFRQPLLEATLAQGTRRFGHVSLLFRHELLSFEQSATGVTAQVRHDGGELTIEAPWMVACDGGRSPVREMLGIPLEGETYPERWLIVDLAQRTVPLRHTSTFCDPRRPAIRLPGPHGTLRYEFMLRPGDRDEEVLDEKNFRAWIANREPQDTELPLVRKVIYTFHARVAQRWREGRVFLAGDAAHLTPPFAGQGLNSGIRDATNLSWKLAAVVRGQAPESILDTYESERRPHASALIRMALRIGHFMQPKSVFGAAVSQAALRVACLLPPVRDYILQLKFKPKPVLERGWYQPSPVAPKAELLTQPRVELPDGRHVLMDTVLGGDYAVLGWDSPAFRAAAARLLPPGAPGRVVGVLRQELDFIGTLPQDMALVRDVTGELAQWLDARGAVAVVIRPDRYWYALVAPQALGASQAQSLPLPVQARAA, from the coding sequence ATGAGCAACTCTTCTTCTACGCTGCGCGCCGACGTGCTGATCGTCGGCGCCGGCCCGGTCGGCCTGACGCTGGCCAACCTGCTGGGCACCTATGGCGTGCGCACCGTCATCATCGAGCGCCACGACGCGACCGTGCACGAGCCGCGCGCGGTGTCGATCGACGACGAGAGCCTGCGCACCATGCAGGCCGCGGGCCTGGTCGACGACGTCGTCAAGGACGTCGTGATGGGCTACGGCGTGCGCTACTTCTCGTGGCGCGGCAACCCGTTCGCCGCGATCCAGCCGACGCGCCAGGAATACGGCTACCCGAAGCGCAATGCGTTCCGCCAGCCGCTGCTGGAAGCCACGCTGGCGCAGGGCACGCGGCGCTTCGGGCACGTGTCGCTGCTGTTCCGCCACGAGCTGCTGTCGTTCGAGCAGTCGGCCACCGGCGTGACCGCGCAGGTGCGCCACGACGGCGGCGAGCTGACCATCGAGGCGCCGTGGATGGTGGCCTGCGACGGCGGCCGCAGCCCGGTGCGCGAGATGCTGGGCATCCCGCTGGAAGGCGAGACCTATCCCGAGCGCTGGCTGATCGTCGACCTGGCGCAGCGCACGGTGCCGCTGCGGCATACCAGCACCTTCTGCGACCCGCGCCGCCCGGCGATCCGCCTGCCCGGCCCGCACGGCACGCTGCGCTACGAGTTCATGCTGCGCCCGGGCGACCGCGACGAGGAGGTGCTCGACGAGAAGAACTTCCGCGCCTGGATCGCCAACCGCGAGCCGCAGGACACCGAGCTGCCGCTGGTGCGCAAGGTGATCTACACCTTCCACGCGCGTGTCGCGCAGCGCTGGCGCGAAGGCCGCGTGTTCCTCGCCGGTGACGCGGCCCACCTGACGCCGCCCTTTGCCGGCCAGGGCCTCAACAGCGGCATCCGCGACGCGACCAACCTGTCGTGGAAGCTGGCCGCCGTGGTACGCGGCCAGGCCCCGGAATCCATCCTGGACACCTACGAGAGCGAGCGTCGCCCGCACGCCTCGGCGCTGATCCGGATGGCGCTGCGCATCGGCCACTTCATGCAGCCCAAGTCGGTGTTCGGCGCCGCGGTGTCGCAGGCCGCGCTGCGCGTGGCCTGCCTGCTGCCGCCGGTGCGCGACTACATCCTGCAGCTCAAGTTCAAGCCCAAGCCGGTACTGGAGCGCGGCTGGTACCAGCCCTCGCCGGTGGCACCGAAGGCCGAGCTGCTGACGCAGCCGCGCGTGGAGCTGCCCGACGGCCGCCACGTGCTGATGGACACGGTGCTGGGCGGCGACTACGCGGTGCTGGGCTGGGACTCGCCGGCCTTCCGCGCCGCAGCGGCGCGCCTGCTGCCGCCCGGGGCGCCGGGCCGCGTGGTCGGCGTGCTGCGCCAGGAGCTGGACTTCATCGGCACGCTGCCACAGGACATGGCGCTGGTGCGCGACGTCACCGGCGAGCTCGCCCAGTGGCTGGATGCGCGCGGCGCGGTCGCCGTGGTGATCCGCCCCGACCGCTACTGGTACGCGCTGGTGGCGCCCCAGGCGCTCGGCGCCTCGCAGGCCCAAAGCCTGCCCCTGCCGGTGCAGGCACGCGCCGCATGA
- a CDS encoding LysR family transcriptional regulator: protein MDIAQLRNFVAVAEAGSYIRAADLLDVPQPTLSRQIRALEVELRASLFHRHGRGVLPTEAGKKFLEYARSVLHTVDQGIAAIRDTESMLTGRLGIGLTPSMGRLIVPTLMPRMVERFPRAQISVVEGLSGLLYERVLLGQLDFALVLNPLHSSSLRVVPLVADPLCLIGPEPVGSAESEVSLEDVTRLPLILPHGNQWVRPMLEAAATRLGLNLNIVLEIDSTPAVMELVAQGIGYSIMPNSLRKISRLPPMAWQKISGTNLDVVLSLISPVRVLPSALVTEAAQLVRDTLTEVLGAD, encoded by the coding sequence ATGGACATCGCGCAGTTACGCAATTTCGTGGCCGTCGCGGAGGCGGGCAGCTACATCCGGGCCGCCGACCTGCTCGACGTGCCCCAGCCCACGCTCAGCCGCCAGATCCGGGCGCTGGAGGTCGAGCTGCGGGCCAGCCTGTTCCACCGCCACGGCCGGGGCGTGCTGCCCACCGAGGCCGGCAAGAAGTTCCTCGAGTACGCGCGCTCGGTGCTGCACACGGTGGACCAGGGCATCGCGGCGATCCGCGACACCGAGTCCATGCTCACCGGGCGGCTGGGCATCGGCCTGACGCCCAGCATGGGCCGGCTGATCGTGCCCACGCTGATGCCGCGCATGGTCGAGCGCTTCCCGCGTGCCCAGATCAGCGTGGTCGAGGGGCTGTCCGGCCTGCTGTACGAGCGCGTGCTGCTCGGGCAGCTGGACTTCGCGCTGGTGCTCAACCCGCTGCACTCCAGCAGCCTGCGCGTGGTGCCGCTGGTGGCCGACCCGCTGTGCCTGATCGGTCCCGAGCCGGTTGGCTCGGCCGAGTCGGAAGTCTCGCTGGAAGACGTCACGCGCCTGCCGCTGATCCTGCCGCACGGCAACCAGTGGGTGCGCCCGATGCTCGAGGCCGCGGCGACGCGCCTGGGGCTGAACCTGAACATCGTGCTCGAGATCGACTCCACGCCGGCGGTGATGGAGCTGGTCGCGCAGGGCATCGGCTACTCCATCATGCCCAACAGCCTGCGCAAGATCTCGCGCCTGCCGCCGATGGCCTGGCAGAAGATCTCCGGCACCAACCTGGACGTGGTGCTGTCGCTGATCTCGCCGGTGCGCGTGCTGCCGAGCGCGCTGGTCACCGAGGCGGCGCAGCTGGTGCGCGACACCCTCACCGAGGTGCTCGGGGCGGACTGA
- a CDS encoding flavin reductase, with protein MDNATAPRAIDPNRFREVLGSYPTGVAVVTAMDAQGAPIGMVVGTFTSVSLEPPLVAFLPMKSSRTFDLMRKSPSFCINVLAADQEPICRKLAAPGENKFASIPWHASPAGNPVIDGVVSWIDCTYDNIIEAGDHYIVLGAVLDMNLERNTTPLLFFQRGYGGFSTGPLVAAAERDTLQAVGLAEAAREEIETLAARLSAECALLASTGRDSVYVAVANYSLNRRGSSRLGFHVPIVPPMGALFVGQPGSPDDETWLSRLGRCDESVREAARERLARVRERGWSICLCNGHEKADLEEGIELYTNPHRTPEQERRLLALVQATSALHEPAEILDDQRYDVLHISAPVHDADGQVALVVRLSELPRGMDGRLIRDCAKRLQETAAAIGRRITPLRRKAAGG; from the coding sequence ATGGACAACGCAACCGCTCCTCGCGCGATCGATCCCAACCGCTTCCGTGAAGTGCTGGGGAGTTATCCCACCGGCGTGGCCGTCGTGACCGCGATGGATGCGCAAGGGGCGCCGATCGGCATGGTGGTCGGCACCTTCACCTCGGTGTCGCTGGAACCGCCCCTGGTGGCGTTCCTGCCGATGAAGAGCTCGCGCACTTTCGACCTGATGCGCAAGTCGCCGAGCTTCTGCATCAACGTGCTGGCGGCCGACCAGGAGCCGATCTGCCGCAAGCTGGCCGCGCCGGGGGAGAACAAGTTCGCTTCCATCCCCTGGCATGCCAGCCCGGCCGGCAACCCCGTCATCGACGGGGTGGTCTCCTGGATCGACTGCACCTATGACAACATCATCGAAGCCGGCGACCACTACATCGTGCTGGGCGCCGTGCTCGACATGAACCTCGAGCGCAACACCACGCCGCTGCTGTTCTTCCAGCGCGGCTACGGTGGCTTCTCGACCGGGCCGCTGGTGGCTGCCGCCGAGCGCGACACCCTGCAGGCCGTGGGCCTGGCCGAGGCGGCGCGCGAGGAGATCGAGACGCTGGCGGCCCGCCTGTCGGCCGAATGCGCGCTGCTGGCCTCCACCGGCCGCGACAGCGTCTACGTCGCGGTGGCCAACTATTCGCTGAACCGCCGCGGCTCGAGCCGCCTGGGCTTCCACGTGCCGATCGTGCCCCCGATGGGCGCGCTGTTCGTCGGCCAGCCCGGCTCGCCCGACGACGAGACCTGGCTGTCGCGCCTGGGCCGCTGCGACGAGTCGGTGCGCGAGGCTGCGCGCGAGCGCCTGGCGCGCGTGCGCGAGCGCGGCTGGTCGATCTGCCTGTGCAACGGGCACGAGAAGGCCGACCTGGAAGAAGGCATCGAGCTCTACACCAACCCGCACCGCACGCCGGAGCAGGAGCGCCGCCTGCTGGCGCTGGTGCAGGCCACCTCGGCGCTGCACGAGCCGGCCGAGATCCTGGACGACCAGCGCTACGACGTGCTGCACATCTCCGCCCCCGTCCACGACGCCGACGGCCAGGTGGCCCTGGTGGTGCGCCTGAGCGAGCTGCCGCGCGGCATGGACGGCCGCCTGATCCGCGACTGCGCCAAGCGCCTGCAGGAAACCGCGGCGGCCATCGGCCGGCGCATCACCCCGTTGAGGCGCAAGGCGGCAGGCGGATAA
- a CDS encoding hydroxylase — MSSVLEFIKANAERIKAEVEPSDKLGRVSDAAAKILLESGVVRMLQPKQYGGFESDPCDFLKVVMETTALAPSIGWVAGVVGIHPFEFGQGDPRMQEEVWGKDHDTWTSSPYAFFGRAKRVEGGYILNGRWPFSSGSDHCTWAVLGVLAEDENGPKDAFTRKFHFILPRSDYEILQDSWQVMGLQGTGSKDILVKDAFVPDYRTIDVDKLNNQEYASANRPGIPLYQVPFDLIFPGAIAAATVGIADGLVRHFADYAASRTTRGLKSTNNPYQMAALGAAIADIEASKEAVLAGVREAFEIAKRGEKVDISVQRRARVRQVRAVRRAAEIGFQVFRHAGGNASRLSSPIQRQWRDLSVALGHACNQDDMVYAAYAGTLYDLPVAPGVII; from the coding sequence ATGAGTTCCGTCCTCGAATTCATCAAGGCCAACGCCGAACGCATCAAGGCCGAGGTCGAACCCAGCGATAAGCTGGGCCGCGTCAGCGACGCCGCGGCCAAGATCCTGCTGGAAAGCGGCGTGGTGCGCATGCTGCAGCCCAAGCAGTACGGCGGCTTCGAATCCGATCCCTGCGACTTCCTGAAGGTCGTGATGGAAACCACCGCGCTGGCGCCGTCGATCGGCTGGGTGGCCGGCGTGGTGGGCATCCACCCGTTCGAGTTCGGCCAGGGCGACCCGCGCATGCAGGAAGAGGTGTGGGGCAAGGACCACGACACCTGGACCTCGTCGCCGTACGCCTTCTTCGGCCGCGCCAAGCGCGTCGAAGGTGGCTACATCCTGAACGGCCGCTGGCCGTTCTCGTCGGGCAGCGACCACTGCACCTGGGCGGTGCTGGGCGTGCTGGCCGAAGATGAAAACGGCCCGAAGGACGCCTTCACCCGCAAGTTCCACTTCATCCTGCCGCGCTCGGACTACGAGATCCTGCAGGATTCGTGGCAGGTGATGGGCCTGCAGGGCACGGGCTCGAAGGACATCCTGGTCAAGGACGCCTTCGTGCCGGACTACCGCACCATCGACGTCGACAAGCTCAACAACCAGGAGTACGCGTCGGCCAACCGCCCGGGCATCCCGCTGTACCAGGTGCCGTTCGACCTGATCTTCCCGGGGGCGATCGCCGCCGCGACGGTGGGCATCGCCGACGGCCTGGTGCGCCACTTCGCCGACTATGCGGCGTCGCGCACCACGCGGGGCCTGAAGTCCACCAACAACCCGTACCAGATGGCGGCCCTGGGCGCCGCGATCGCCGACATCGAAGCCTCCAAGGAGGCGGTGCTGGCCGGCGTGCGCGAGGCCTTCGAGATCGCCAAGCGCGGCGAGAAGGTGGACATCTCGGTGCAGCGCCGTGCCCGCGTGCGCCAGGTGCGCGCGGTGCGCCGTGCGGCCGAGATCGGCTTCCAGGTGTTCCGCCACGCCGGCGGCAACGCCAGTCGCCTGTCCAGCCCGATCCAGCGCCAGTGGCGTGACCTGTCGGTGGCCCTGGGCCACGCCTGCAACCAGGACGACATGGTCTACGCGGCGTACGCCGGCACGCTGTACGACCTGCCGGTCGCGCCGGGCGTCATCATCTGA
- a CDS encoding VOC family protein: MIQSLAYFGVKSPAYKEWETFGPEVLGAEFVGNGPDGAVRLRIDDVAYRLVIHPGTHDGVAYIGWSMKDEAAARALADRVAATGIQIERATAEQAAERSVEGFYAFRDPVGFRHELAWGLMHATAPFRPGRALTGFRTGDQGLGHVVLGVPELEAARRFYMDVMGFHQSDTVQEGPIKAHFFHVNGRHHSLAIAQPPIKKPAFLHLMLEVNALDDVGFAYDLCHERGVPITRTLGRHANDHVVSFYMHTPSNFRIEYGWGGMTVDQDLWVPRHYDSATLWGHVNQHRELSPFLYVYDDNDNGAAA; encoded by the coding sequence ATGATCCAGTCCCTTGCGTATTTCGGCGTCAAGTCGCCGGCCTACAAGGAGTGGGAGACCTTCGGCCCCGAAGTGCTGGGCGCCGAGTTCGTGGGCAACGGCCCGGACGGCGCGGTGCGCCTGCGCATCGACGACGTGGCCTACCGCCTGGTCATCCACCCGGGCACGCATGACGGCGTGGCCTACATCGGCTGGTCGATGAAGGACGAGGCGGCGGCGCGGGCGCTGGCCGACCGCGTCGCGGCGACCGGCATCCAGATCGAGCGTGCCACGGCCGAGCAGGCCGCGGAGCGCTCGGTGGAAGGCTTCTACGCCTTCCGCGACCCGGTCGGCTTCCGCCACGAGCTGGCCTGGGGCCTGATGCACGCGACCGCGCCGTTCCGGCCGGGCCGCGCGCTGACCGGCTTCCGCACCGGCGACCAGGGCCTGGGCCACGTGGTGCTGGGCGTACCGGAGCTGGAAGCGGCGCGCCGCTTCTACATGGACGTGATGGGCTTCCACCAGTCCGACACGGTGCAGGAGGGCCCGATCAAGGCCCACTTCTTCCATGTCAACGGCCGCCACCACTCGCTGGCCATCGCGCAGCCGCCGATCAAGAAGCCGGCCTTCCTGCACCTGATGCTGGAAGTCAACGCGCTGGACGACGTCGGCTTCGCCTACGACCTGTGCCACGAGCGCGGCGTGCCGATCACCCGCACGCTGGGCCGTCATGCCAACGACCATGTGGTGTCGTTCTACATGCACACCCCGTCGAACTTCCGCATCGAGTACGGCTGGGGCGGCATGACCGTGGACCAGGACCTGTGGGTGCCGCGCCACTACGACAGCGCGACCCTGTGGGGCCACGTGAACCAGCACCGCGAACTGTCGCCGTTCCTCTACGTGTACGACGACAACGACAACGGCGCCGCGGCCTGA
- a CDS encoding alpha/beta fold hydrolase, translating into MSTLTEQNTSKRIRTKNWDIHYHEAGEGHPLVLVHGGGPGASGWSNYHPNFETLAKKYRVFAIDLPGWGKSQSVTYDKRNNSGVLAEFLDELGIKRAAVVGNSMGGSSCIRLAYERPDLVSHLITMGSSCGVPSFLEPLGLSEGVKALEAAYFEPGPETMRRFISVMAYDQSIVTDEFVKERVAALLARPDHIEGWKSGHGKPMVPIDQTKLPTIKCPTLLMHGRDDRTVPFTAAAHLARAIPNSRMLVISKCGHWVQLEHSDEFNRSVDAFIQGNPNP; encoded by the coding sequence ATGTCCACCCTGACCGAGCAGAACACCAGCAAGCGCATCCGTACCAAGAACTGGGACATCCACTATCACGAAGCTGGTGAAGGGCATCCGCTGGTGCTGGTGCACGGCGGCGGCCCCGGCGCCTCCGGTTGGAGCAACTACCACCCCAACTTCGAAACGCTGGCCAAGAAGTACCGTGTGTTCGCGATCGACCTGCCGGGCTGGGGCAAGTCGCAGTCCGTCACGTACGACAAGCGCAACAACAGCGGCGTGCTGGCCGAGTTCCTGGACGAGCTGGGCATCAAGCGCGCGGCCGTCGTCGGCAACTCGATGGGCGGCTCCTCGTGCATCCGCCTGGCCTACGAGCGTCCCGACCTGGTCTCGCACCTGATCACGATGGGCTCGTCCTGCGGCGTGCCTTCCTTCCTGGAGCCGCTGGGCCTGAGCGAAGGCGTCAAGGCGCTGGAAGCCGCCTACTTCGAGCCCGGCCCCGAGACGATGCGCCGCTTCATCTCGGTGATGGCCTATGACCAGAGCATCGTCACCGACGAGTTCGTGAAGGAGCGCGTGGCTGCCCTGCTGGCCCGCCCGGACCACATCGAAGGCTGGAAGAGCGGCCACGGCAAGCCGATGGTGCCGATCGACCAGACCAAGCTGCCGACCATCAAGTGCCCGACCCTGCTGATGCACGGCCGCGACGACCGCACGGTGCCGTTCACCGCCGCCGCGCACCTGGCCCGCGCCATCCCGAACTCGCGCATGCTGGTCATCAGCAAGTGCGGCCACTGGGTGCAGCTGGAGCACTCCGACGAGTTCAACCGCAGCGTCGACGCCTTCATCCAGGGCAACCCCAACCCCTGA